A stretch of DNA from Pigmentibacter ruber:
TCAAGGTTTCATAAAAACTATCTGGCAATAAATAATTTTTATTTGATCCTATAAAATTAATTATATCAAGAGACTTATTAAGTAGAAGAATTCTCTTTTTTTCAAAGCTTAGGAAATAATTCAAAGCTATTTTAAATTGAGGGTAGTAAACATTTAATGAACTAAAATAACCAAATAATGTTGCTAAATTTTGAACAAATCTTATAAAAAGGTATAAAAAAGAAACTAAAATCATACCTTCAGTGTTAAAATAATTTTGGCTAAATAAAATAATAACAACTAGTAGTAATATTCCTAAAAATGGAGATATTGTTGTGCTCAATATGCCCAAAAATGAAGCTCTTATGGAAGACAACCCATAATTAAGAACACTCTCAACTAATTTTTTATGCTCTAAGTCCTCAGTGTGCATAATTTTAACAAAAAGAATATTTTTAGAAATTCTTTCTATACCAGAATTTAACTTATACTGTTCAATTGGAACTTTTAAAGCAACTTTTCTAACATTTTTAGTAATTTTAAGAATTATTAAGCCAATAAAAAAAATTCCAAATAATCCCAAAAGTGATTCTTTCCATGCAATTGTAAACATCAATAAAGTGATAACTGTACATTGCAGAAAAAACGAAGAAAAATAAACAATATTTGATATAAACAAAGAAGCCTTAGGAAATATTTCTGTGATTCTGAAATTCACATCAGAAACGCCATCATCCTTAGAACGTTTATTAAATAAATCAAAAATAGCTAAATTTCTTAATCTACAATTTGCATATTCTAATGAAAAACCTGTACTATGATTAGAAAATATTTGCCCAATAATTCTAAAAAAACCAATTAAAACAAGAAATAATATAACATAAAAAAGCTCAATCCGGGGCACGTCAAAACCTAATACTTTAACTTTTGTCTGAACCAATCCTAAACTTACTAAAAATAGTTGCAAAAAAGCTACTATTAATAGTTCAACAAGCGATAAAAAAATGGCTGCAAAAAAAGTTATGATAAACCAAAATAATGATTTATTACCTACAAAATATATGATATTCTTCAAATTTAGCATTAAATAAACACACCTTAATGAGTACAGTTCCTATAAATTTTCTTTGAATCAAAATATAACTCAAAATCCAACAAAAATTTCACCCTATTCAATTCTAACAGAAAAATCACTAAAAAAGACTTATTTTTTATCTCCTAACCCTTTTTCAAACGTTTTTCTTTTGTCAATAAAATCATTTGTAGCAAAAATGTATTTTTCGTTGTTTTGTACTCGCATTCCAAGAATTGAAGAAACTATATCAATGTATTGGGAAGAAAACTGAGGTGACAGTTGAAAAAATTCTTTCCCTTTGTTTGCATATTTAATTTGACTTAAATTCCCAATATTTAATTCTAAAGTTTCAAATTTTGAAAAGTAAATCGAAGCATAATAACGCTGTGGGAAGTAGATACAAATACAGGCCAAAATAATAGCTAAATATTTGACTTTATTAAAACTAAACTCTATTAAAAAAATTAGTAGTATAGACCAAAGTAGAAGATCGAATGTAACGTACAGAGTTGTTCCAAAAATTTCATTTGTACCTAAGTAACAACATATTGAAGAAAAAAATTGTATGAAAAAAGAAAAATTTAATAAATTAATGTATTCTTTATTTTTGTTTACAAGAATTGTACAAATAACAGAAGTCACAAAAATATAACTCAAACTTAAAATATTAAACAATAAATAACTTTTATTTTTAAATGAAAAAATCAAGAAAATTAATAAAAAAAATAACAAAAAAGTTTTATTAAATAATTTAAATTCGATTAACTTAAAATTTTTAAATAAAACATTTGATATCAATAAAAGAAAAGAGCAAATTAAAACAAAAAAAGAAATAAATAAAACTAAATTATTATTTAAAAAATACCCAACAAAATTATAGTATTTAAATAAATTATCTAAATTAAAAAAAGATAATATGTAACCTATAATTTTATAAAAAGAAAGGTTAAATAACCAACCATCAATAAAAGGATTTTGAACAATTCCTGATATTTTTATAAAACTTCCCCTACTGGGTATCAAGGTTAACAGATTATAAATAAGAAAAGATAGTATAAAATAAAATTTAAAAATTAAATTATCTTTAAAGTATTGCATAATATTCTTTCTTATAAAAAAATATAAAATAAAGACACATGATATAAATGCTATTGGCATTAACCTAAATGCACTTGCACCTAGTATCATTAAGAATATTATAGAAGAATAGTAATCTTTCCTTATAAAGGCAAAAATAAAGCAAGGAATAGCAAAAAACGAAAATAAACCTGTTGTAGTAATATTCCAAGTCACATTATGACCAAAAAAGCTAAAACCTATGAAAAGCCAAAAAAGAGTTATTATCGAGAGAACTATCTTACTATCTTCTTTCTTATATAGAAAAATATTCTCAAAAAAAGAAAATATCATAAGAGAAAAAATAAATATTTTGGCCATAAAATATGTTATCAGGTTGTACTCAAATCGCAAGTATTGAACAAAAGAAAGTGCTGAAGCATTAAAAAAATGATAATTTATCCATTCATTAGGATAATTGTTTGCAATTCTGAGCCTTGAAAAATATTCAGCCCTTAATATTTCTGTTGATAATCCTTCGTAATAAGAATAATGTTTATTATAACTCACCATTGAAATCATATTACTATCTGTAGATATAAAAAACCAATAAGGATTGTTAATCAAAAAAACTATTAAAATTATTAATGTAATTAAAAGAATATTAGTGTGTTTAATTTTAATTGAAAATTTATGTCTATAAAAATATAATCCAAACTCTATAAAACCATATAGATATATTAGTAATATAGATATTTTTATACAACCAGCAGAAATATTTGCCAAAATACCCATTAAAAATGCAATTGCAGAAAGTCCCACTAGTGAAGTAGTAACAAATGGTAACTTAACAATTTTTATTCCTATAAAATACATAGGAACTAATGATATTATTTGAAAAAAAAACCAAAATATATAATTATTATTCATTCTTATTTAAACTTTCTTACTACAACACTACATCCTAAAGCAAAAATATTTGGTGCAATTTTAACTAACATTTTATCAATAAAAGAAATGAATTTTAATATTGAATTAGAAAACTCTGGCATTCTTATTTTAGCATTCACACCACCAGATAAAGGAAAAATAAGAAATTCGCATTTAGTATACTTCTCTATAGATAAATTATGAAAACAATTTTGAAATTTAACTTTATCTTGAAAAAGTAACTCAGGTATAGCACAATTTGCTGACCAAACATCTGCAGGATCATTTGCAATTGTCTGAGGATCAAAAATATTAACTTGATAAGACCAACCTTCATGCCTCATAATTCGTAATATAAAACGCATAAAAAGAGAACTATTTACATCTTGAATAAGAATAACACCATCTTTTTTTAAAACTCTTTGGCTTTCTTCAAAGAATTTATATGGACTATAGAAATGATGAATTGTGTGAGATGCGATTATTACATCAATAGAATTATCTTCAAAATCCATATTTGTTGCATCAATTAATTTATCAACCCAAGGGTTTTCTAAGGCATCTGTCAAGATAGGTTTATTATTTAAATATAAATGAGAAAATCCAGCACCACAACCAATTTCAACTATTTTTTCTTTATTAGCAAGATAAGGATTCATCCATTCATATCTTGACTTTAATAAAAAATCTAAATTTTTGAATCTATTCTTTATAAAATAATTTCTAGCTGCAACTAAATCACCATTAAATGTCATCCTGTTTTCTGACTTTTTTGGAAAATATTGTTTCCTTAATATTAGAGAATTCATTGGCATAATTTTTCCTTTTTCTTTAAAAATATAAATTACTATCTAAAATAATTTAAATTTCTCATCCAAAAATTAGGATCTTTAGTACAAATCAATTTAGCATATTTAGACAAATTAAAAAAATTATTTATATCAGTAATATTTTTTCCGACAAGTTCTGGAGAAACTAAACAGATTTTAAAATTTTTTGAAATAATTTTTAAAATGTCATGATCTACAGGAAGGCCGCCAAAACAATCAACCCAAACCCATTGTGCTTTTCCAATAAAAGGAATTAAGGACTCTATTGGTTCATAACAAGAATAACGTACAGCAAAACGAGTTTCATTTTTGTGCAGAGTATATTTTACCAGAGTGGGAAAAGCTGTATCTAAAAAAAACCAATTTTCAATTTTATAGTAATCTAAAAGTTCAATAACACGCGACTCTAATCCATCTTCTTTTGTATTTAATATAATTGGTCCTTCTATTCTATGATTAACAAAAATTTTTAACCAATCTTCAAAATCATCTCCTTCAGTCCAAGGATCATGTGACAAATGTAATGTTCCATTCTTTTTTACATTTGATCTTAAATCAATTTCGACCCCCCAACTTGGATTGATTTTTTTTATATCCTCAACCTTATTTACTCTATGATAAACATATTTGATAAGCATATTATTTAAATCTCGTATAAAAATGTGATTCCCAATATTCAAACACTTGTAACTCAAAAGGATCACCAAAAGAAATCCATTGATCAACATCGAAAATTACAAATTTTTTTCCTAATTGTAGTAAAGTATTAATACTTGTTCCAACATAATATTCATTATTTACTCGAATATCATTTTTTATCATTGTCTCAGCACCTAATATAAAATCAGATGATTTTCTAAACCAAAAACTACCTACCACCGCGGGATCTTTTTCTGGGGTGTCACTAATTGTCTTTTTTTCAATGACTTCAACTATGGTTTTATTATCTGTTGCCACTTTACAATATGCAAAGGCATTTGGATTTTTAAATATTCCGGATCCCATCCTAAATGTCCATATTGCTCCATCAATTTCTTCGTCTTCTAAAATTTCTTGCCATACTTTTTTATTATAGATAGTTTGATAATCACAAGAGGCAATAAAAAGATGGGCATCGGGATATAATTGATCTTTTACAAGTAAACAGGTTGAAGCTTGGCCAGCTGTATCATGATTAATTCCAACAATTGATGCATGTGGTTTAAAATCTAGTAAAGCTTTTTTAATAGGATGTTTTGCAAGTTCTGTATCTCTTAATAAAAAAATCCATCGTTCCGCTTCTGGAAAAGACAAACTTGCACTAATAGCCATTGGTTTTCCTAAAACTTGAATGAGTGGTTTAGTTACTCTATATCCATCATTTTTAAACCTAGATCCTTTTCCTGCCATTGGAATTAAATTTATTGTTCTAGGATTTTCACTTATTTTATTTTCCAATATTGTTTGATTGTTTGATTTCTGGCGAAATTCATTAGCAAAATATTTAAAATACTTAAGCCAAAATAAATATTGTGCTAGATCTTCTGGTGTTCCCCAACATATAAATTTATCTACTTGAGTAATTTTAACTGATAGACCATCTTTAACAATTGGATTAAATAATAAACTTACATAAGCTTCTGGCAAAGATTTTTCATAACTACCTTCCAAATAATTTACTGCATATTTCTCAAATAATTCCCATTTATCAAAATAATATATACCTACAGAAGCAAATTCTTGTGTTCTATCTTCTGTAAAAGATTTTTTCTCTCGTAATTCAAGCAATTCATTATTTTCTGTCCGCATATAAGCATAATATGTATTTCCAAATGAAGCAGGATGAAATCCTTTAAAAGCTGGAATAGCACCATGATAATGACTAACTTCTTTCAGAAATTTATCATAGTCCCAGTCAACAATAAAATCACAATATGTTATTAAAATAGGTTCATCACATTTTAGATGATTTTTTGCAAAAAGTATTGAATATACAGGTCCTACTTCATGGGGTTCTATTACAATAATTTTTGAATTAACAGCTAAATTTTCAAGTTTTTTTATACTTTCAGGGTGTTGACTTAATTGTTCACTATTAACTATGAAGTAAAAATTATCTTTTGGATGAAACATATCTACAACATGTGAAACCATAGGACTTCCATCAATATCAATAAATGCTTTAGGAACTTGATAACCTGCTAAATTAAAACGCCTTGAATGACCTGCTAAAGTTATAATAATATTCATAATAATTAACCGATATAGAGGTTTAAAAATTTTATTTATTTAATTAATTTAGAACAGTTTTTCGCCAATATGCAACTGACTCTTTTAATACCGAAATAACATTACTATCTATTGGTTCTCTTTCACGAAAACTTAACTCTAAAGTCAGAAATGTTTTTGAAAATTTTGCTTTGCTATTTGCTCTTTCTAATGCATCAATTATTTTTTCCGGAACAATTTTTCCAAATTTATTATACTCTTCTATAAACGGCCAATGTCCTTGTTTATTTGCTGAACTCTGCTTCAAATGAATTAATGGTGACTCATTAGCAAATTCATTAATCCAAGCATACGGATTTGTATCATCAGGATTTACAGAAGTAACATCGCCATGATCTACATCTAAACATATAAAAAAAGGAAGAGGACTTTGTAAATTAACATTTTTTTGTAATATTTTAGTTGCCGCTATTGTCTCTCCTTGTTCACGTTTTATTGACATTGGTTCCCAAGTCAAATACTTTAAACCTTGTGATTTAGCATATTCAGCTATTTCATGCCATCCTTCAATATTTTGTTGTATTCTTACTTTTAGAAGATCAGGATTATTTACATCATTTGCAGTAAAAATACCAAAATGACTCCCCATAGATTCTGCACCTAGATCAACTGAAATTTGAACAAATTTTTTGAACCATAGAATCCAATGTTTTCTTACTTCATGATCTGGGTGTGCTAGATGATTTACACGAGTAAAAGCACCTGTAAACGTGCTATTAATAGAAGTATTATACTTTTTACAAGATGCCTGAATACGATTTACATGCGAAGCCAAAATACTTCCTGGTAAATCAGGATTTAATAGATCTGCAGTTAACTGTACATATTTAATTCCTAATTGATTTCCAATAATCTCTGGCCAAATCTCTGGTTCAGAATATCTATTAACCGCAAATCCAGTATTAATTGCTAGACAATACTCCATTAATAATATCCTTTCAATTTGCGAGCATCTATTCCCTGCAATATATCTTTTTCCATTGCAATAACTGACTCATCTATTCCAATATCTTTACGAAAAAGTCCTGAAGATCCTCCAACTAAAATATCAGCACCCGCAGAAACCATTTCTGGTATAAATTGCGAGCATACATTTCCATCTACTTCAATTTTTGTGTCAAGCTTTAAATCGAGAATAAGTTTTTTTAATTTCTCGATTTTCCGAAGGGTCTGTGCAACCAGTTTTTGTCCTTTAAAACCTGGATTCACAGTCATAACTAATATTACATCAGCATCTTCAATCACATATTCCAAAGTTTCAAGTGGAGTTCCTGGACAAATCGCAATTCCAACTAAGCATCCCCTACGCCGCAATGAAATTAAATCACGATGCAGATTTCTTGAACATTCTTGATGAATAGTAACAATGTCACCTTGTTTTATATTTAACATATCAAATATTCTACTAGGTTCTTCAACCATTAAATGATAATCAGAACGTATATTTGTTTTTTCTTTTAAAGTATTAATTATACTTGAACCCATTGTAAAATCTGGTGCAAAAGAACCATCGATAATATCCCAATGGAGATAATCAATATTATTTCTTTCTAAGTCAGATAAATCTTTTCCAGCTTCAAGCCAATTTATACACATTACTGATGCTGAAATTTCAACAACTTTTTTATGCATTGGGTTTAATAATCACTTTCATACTTTGGCCAGATGCAGCTTGTGCAAATGCTTCGTTAATTTGATCTAATTTAAATCGATGACTAATTAAACTAGAGATATTTATTTTTTTATCAGTTATTAACTTAACAGCAAGCTGATGTTGTTTTGGTGTAGAACCATGTGAGCCTGTTAAATAAGCTTCACGGTAATGCAATTGATTAGAATAAAATTGAATAGGCCGACAAGATTTGGGAAGTCCACCAAATAAATTAATAACACCCCTCTTAGCTACCATCGCTATGGCTTGCTCATGAGTTCCAACATCAGGACATGCTGTAAAAATCATATTAGCACCCATCCCATTAGTTAATTCAAGTACACTTGCAATAACGTCTGTTTCATTAGGATTTAATATGTGATTTGCTCCAAACGTTTTAGCTAATTCTAATCTCTCTTTATTTGGATCTATAACAATAATTCTTGCTGCTTCAAAATAAGATAGTCCCAGAGTTACAAGCATGATACCTATAGGTCCTGCACCAAATACCACTACAGTTGAATTAGGCTTGATTAAGCCCACTTCATAACCATTAAGACAACATGCTAAAGGTTCGCTAAGCGCTGCTGTATCAAAATCTATATTTGTTTCAAATTTTTGTAATGGTCCTCCAGATACAACAAGAGGATCTAAAAGCATATATTGTGAAAACCCTCCATCAAATTGGTAACCTATTGCTAAATTTACATCACAACAGTTCGCTCTTCCAGATAAGCAAAAAGTACAATTTCCACAAGGAACATCAGCTCCAACAGAAACTCGATCACCAATTTTATATTGCGAAGAAACTCCAGATCCAATTTCAATAATCTCACCCGCTACTTCATGTCCAATAATTCTAGGTGGAATTACTCTTTCATTTCCATGCTTAAAAATCCTTAAATCAGAGCCACATATTGCACATGATTCTACTCGAATTAGAATAGATCCATCCTTTATTTCAGGGATTTTCCTTGTCTGAAGTTCAAGCAATTTTTCACCTAAAAAAACTGCTGCTTGCATATTTTCCATTGTATTATCCTTAACTAGATAAAATTTATTTTAGCTCATTATTTTCGACTATACAAATATCCTATATTAGTTTTTGTTACAGTAAAATTATCAGGCAAACTATAAAGAACTTTGCTCGATAAAATACGAAATAATTTATATTTATCAATCATTAATTTTACATTTATATTTTTATATTCATATGTTAACTCTTCTACATATTTTTTTTGTTCTATTTCAGATAATGTGCTATTATGCATTGTGAACCAGTAACCTACTCCTGAATTAAAAATATTACTTGAATCTATATTGATAGGGTTATTAATTTGAGTTAAATCCTGAAATTGTCCTTTCTGCATAAATTTTAAAAATTCAATTTGACTCCATCCAAAAATGTTTGCAATTAATGCAAATCTTTTTATGACTTCTTTTTGCGAAACATTATTTGCAAAACGATTTATCCATAAAGTAGCATTATTTGTAGAAATTGGAATCATTAAATTTGCTAAAGGATTTTCTGCTAAAACTGCTAATCCTTTCGGAAGATCTTTTGTAAGTAAAGTGAGTTCTTCATACGCTTTTACTTCTTCAATAGAACTAATATTTTTGATATGAAAATAATTTTTTCTTGCTGAAATGGCAGCAAATAAAAATAGAAAAATAATAATTATAGGTAATAATATGTAACTTAATTTAGTATTTAAAAAAATAAGTATCTTTCTAAAATAATTTTGAACATATTGATTTTTATTAAAATAAAAAGTAGTTATCCTAAAACTAATATAGTATATTGCTGGAATAAGATATAAAAAATGAAAAAATACCATAGACAGTCTTGAAAAAAGTAAAGTATTTGGAATAGACAAATTAAAAGTTATACCAAAGATATAAAAACTAGACTCAATTAAAAATAAAATTATGATAGGAGAGAATTTATATAAAAATTCATAAGGATCTGATTTAGATATAAAAGCAATACTAATAGTTAATAAAAGAGGAAAAACAAAATATAAGAAAACAAATATATCTGAAAATATTACACTTTTAGTATTTGAAATTACGCCTAATTCAGAAAATGACAGGCCACTGCTATGATTAAAAAAAGCAAAAACTGTTGGACTAACTATTACTATAGCAATTATAAATTGAAATAATATTTTTCTAATTAATAGAGAATAATTCATCATAAGATTTTCACGTTTT
This window harbors:
- a CDS encoding alcohol dehydrogenase catalytic domain-containing protein, giving the protein MENMQAAVFLGEKLLELQTRKIPEIKDGSILIRVESCAICGSDLRIFKHGNERVIPPRIIGHEVAGEIIEIGSGVSSQYKIGDRVSVGADVPCGNCTFCLSGRANCCDVNLAIGYQFDGGFSQYMLLDPLVVSGGPLQKFETNIDFDTAALSEPLACCLNGYEVGLIKPNSTVVVFGAGPIGIMLVTLGLSYFEAARIIVIDPNKERLELAKTFGANHILNPNETDVIASVLELTNGMGANMIFTACPDVGTHEQAIAMVAKRGVINLFGGLPKSCRPIQFYSNQLHYREAYLTGSHGSTPKQHQLAVKLITDKKINISSLISHRFKLDQINEAFAQAASGQSMKVIIKPNA
- a CDS encoding PI-PLC domain-containing protein, whose product is MLIKYVYHRVNKVEDIKKINPSWGVEIDLRSNVKKNGTLHLSHDPWTEGDDFEDWLKIFVNHRIEGPIILNTKEDGLESRVIELLDYYKIENWFFLDTAFPTLVKYTLHKNETRFAVRYSCYEPIESLIPFIGKAQWVWVDCFGGLPVDHDILKIISKNFKICLVSPELVGKNITDINNFFNLSKYAKLICTKDPNFWMRNLNYFR
- a CDS encoding sugar phosphate isomerase/epimerase family protein; this encodes MEYCLAINTGFAVNRYSEPEIWPEIIGNQLGIKYVQLTADLLNPDLPGSILASHVNRIQASCKKYNTSINSTFTGAFTRVNHLAHPDHEVRKHWILWFKKFVQISVDLGAESMGSHFGIFTANDVNNPDLLKVRIQQNIEGWHEIAEYAKSQGLKYLTWEPMSIKREQGETIAATKILQKNVNLQSPLPFFICLDVDHGDVTSVNPDDTNPYAWINEFANESPLIHLKQSSANKQGHWPFIEEYNKFGKIVPEKIIDALERANSKAKFSKTFLTLELSFREREPIDSNVISVLKESVAYWRKTVLN
- a CDS encoding class I SAM-dependent methyltransferase, producing the protein MPMNSLILRKQYFPKKSENRMTFNGDLVAARNYFIKNRFKNLDFLLKSRYEWMNPYLANKEKIVEIGCGAGFSHLYLNNKPILTDALENPWVDKLIDATNMDFEDNSIDVIIASHTIHHFYSPYKFFEESQRVLKKDGVILIQDVNSSLFMRFILRIMRHEGWSYQVNIFDPQTIANDPADVWSANCAIPELLFQDKVKFQNCFHNLSIEKYTKCEFLIFPLSGGVNAKIRMPEFSNSILKFISFIDKMLVKIAPNIFALGCSVVVRKFK
- a CDS encoding ATP-binding cassette domain-containing protein, which produces MLNLKNIIYFVGNKSLFWFIITFFAAIFLSLVELLIVAFLQLFLVSLGLVQTKVKVLGFDVPRIELFYVILFLVLIGFFRIIGQIFSNHSTGFSLEYANCRLRNLAIFDLFNKRSKDDGVSDVNFRITEIFPKASLFISNIVYFSSFFLQCTVITLLMFTIAWKESLLGLFGIFFIGLIILKITKNVRKVALKVPIEQYKLNSGIERISKNILFVKIMHTEDLEHKKLVESVLNYGLSSIRASFLGILSTTISPFLGILLLVVIILFSQNYFNTEGMILVSFLYLFIRFVQNLATLFGYFSSLNVYYPQFKIALNYFLSFEKKRILLLNKSLDIINFIGSNKNYLLPDSFYETLKVSKNINMDVKNLNIIFDDVTFAYEYSKTPIIKNLSFEILQGSHVGIIGPSGSGKSTILYLLLGIIKPNLGSVSIAGYSPENTLSSNGIKIGYVGAEPFLIKGTIKDNLLYGMKENVSEEQIWQALEFASMKDFIERKSLEYLIPEDQSGLSAGQKQRLCLARAVLNNPQLLVLDECTSNLDEDTENEIALSLERLKGTCTAIIVSHRPGILRSVDKIIDLKGRNLEK
- a CDS encoding NTP transferase domain-containing protein; amino-acid sequence: MNIIITLAGHSRRFNLAGYQVPKAFIDIDGSPMVSHVVDMFHPKDNFYFIVNSEQLSQHPESIKKLENLAVNSKIIVIEPHEVGPVYSILFAKNHLKCDEPILITYCDFIVDWDYDKFLKEVSHYHGAIPAFKGFHPASFGNTYYAYMRTENNELLELREKKSFTEDRTQEFASVGIYYFDKWELFEKYAVNYLEGSYEKSLPEAYVSLLFNPIVKDGLSVKITQVDKFICWGTPEDLAQYLFWLKYFKYFANEFRQKSNNQTILENKISENPRTINLIPMAGKGSRFKNDGYRVTKPLIQVLGKPMAISASLSFPEAERWIFLLRDTELAKHPIKKALLDFKPHASIVGINHDTAGQASTCLLVKDQLYPDAHLFIASCDYQTIYNKKVWQEILEDEEIDGAIWTFRMGSGIFKNPNAFAYCKVATDNKTIVEVIEKKTISDTPEKDPAVVGSFWFRKSSDFILGAETMIKNDIRVNNEYYVGTSINTLLQLGKKFVIFDVDQWISFGDPFELQVFEYWESHFYTRFK
- a CDS encoding ribulose-phosphate 3-epimerase: MHKKVVEISASVMCINWLEAGKDLSDLERNNIDYLHWDIIDGSFAPDFTMGSSIINTLKEKTNIRSDYHLMVEEPSRIFDMLNIKQGDIVTIHQECSRNLHRDLISLRRRGCLVGIAICPGTPLETLEYVIEDADVILVMTVNPGFKGQKLVAQTLRKIEKLKKLILDLKLDTKIEVDGNVCSQFIPEMVSAGADILVGGSSGLFRKDIGIDESVIAMEKDILQGIDARKLKGYY